One genomic window of Blastocatellia bacterium includes the following:
- a CDS encoding HDIG domain-containing protein — protein MPTREESWELLCEYTKGESLRKHALAVEAVMRAYARKLAADEDLWGMVGLLHDFDYEMYPEPPDHPLKGSEILAARGYSDEIRRAILGHANYTKVARDTLLARGLYACDELTGFVIAAALVRPNGIWDMESKSVKKKLKDKAFARTVNRDEVYEGAQEFEVDLGEHIDFIIAALRQVAGDVGLKPSA, from the coding sequence ATGCCGACACGAGAAGAGTCCTGGGAGCTGTTGTGCGAATACACGAAAGGCGAGTCGCTGCGCAAGCACGCGCTCGCCGTCGAAGCCGTGATGCGCGCTTATGCCCGTAAGCTCGCCGCCGACGAAGACCTCTGGGGCATGGTCGGCTTGCTGCACGATTTCGATTACGAGATGTACCCTGAGCCGCCCGACCACCCGCTCAAAGGCTCGGAGATTCTTGCCGCGCGCGGCTATAGCGACGAGATACGCCGCGCCATCCTCGGCCATGCCAATTACACCAAGGTGGCGCGCGACACGCTGCTGGCGCGCGGCCTTTATGCCTGCGACGAGTTGACGGGCTTTGTGATCGCCGCGGCGCTGGTGCGCCCGAACGGCATCTGGGACATGGAATCGAAGTCTGTGAAGAAGAAGCTCAAAGACAAGGCCTTTGCGCGTACAGTCAACCGCGACGAAGTCTACGAAGGCGCGCAAGAATTCGAGGTTGACCTCGGCGAGCATATCGATTTTATCATCGCTGCCTTGCGCCAGGTCGCCGGCGACGTGGGGTTGAAACCGAGCGCATGA